The proteins below come from a single Terriglobia bacterium genomic window:
- a CDS encoding RNA polymerase sigma factor, translating to MAETPRDDQELLRQLAKGNEAAFREMYERYQGRIFRFALHMSGNRATAEEVTQEVFTLLIASPRDYRPDKGPVSGYLFGIARNLTRRGFQRQQFDVPLDDEDSLESDPASASDLNALEELTQTELLECLRQAVTSLPEQYREAVVLCDLEEMSYADAGEALGCPAGTVASRLHRARAILKNKLSKANHNGTKLSSQQCAK from the coding sequence ATGGCAGAAACGCCCAGGGACGACCAGGAGTTGCTGCGGCAGCTCGCCAAAGGAAATGAAGCTGCGTTCCGCGAGATGTACGAGCGGTATCAGGGACGCATCTTCCGCTTCGCTCTGCACATGAGCGGCAACCGCGCCACGGCGGAAGAAGTCACGCAGGAGGTTTTTACGCTGCTGATCGCCAGCCCGCGGGATTACCGTCCGGACAAAGGCCCGGTGTCAGGATATCTGTTCGGGATCGCGCGCAACCTGACGCGGCGCGGCTTCCAGCGGCAGCAGTTCGACGTGCCGCTGGATGATGAAGATTCTCTGGAATCGGACCCAGCGTCGGCCAGCGACTTGAACGCGCTGGAAGAATTGACCCAGACGGAACTGCTGGAATGCCTGCGGCAGGCAGTGACGTCACTGCCCGAGCAATATCGCGAAGCAGTGGTGCTGTGCGACCTGGAAGAGATGAGTTACGCCGATGCCGGTGAGGCCCTGGGCTGTCCGGCGGGCACGGTGGCTTCACGGCTGCATCGGGCGCGGGCCATACTGAAGAACAAGTTAAGCAAGGCGAACCATAACGGAACAAAGTTGAGCAGCCAGCAATGCGCCAAATAG
- a CDS encoding cation-efflux pump — MREEKRTVALNSVLAALGITVLKVVLGFTTGSLGILSEAAHSGLDLVAAFITLLSVRVSDKPADADHQYGHGKVENFSAFLETGLLLVTCLWIIWEAIERLNGHHAAHIEPSVTAFVVLGASIIVDNWRSHKLHDIAHKYDSQALEADALHFHTDMFSSAVVAVGLGLVWAGRYWHVGWLAQADSIAALIVSGVIVQVSWRLARRTIDALLDAAPAGYRNKIIDAALKVNGVIEVERVRIRRGGNRYFADLTVGLARNVTFQRSGQAVREISDAVHSFLPDCDVVIHSVPRETGKENLFDRIRAVAARNNFNVHDVSVQDLGGRLHVEQHLELDESLSLKSAHDVVTLLEAEIRGEIPEISTILTHIESEPATIESGDQPKSDARLENKLRPVVREFPEVVDMHEVEIKRVRDRVYMSCHCTMADDLPLSRVHDVSTALEIRFKQVAPELFKVLIHPEPQTDNRR; from the coding sequence ATGCGCGAAGAGAAGCGCACCGTGGCCCTGAACTCCGTGTTGGCGGCGCTGGGCATCACCGTGCTCAAAGTGGTGTTGGGCTTCACCACGGGCAGCTTGGGAATTCTGTCAGAAGCGGCCCACTCCGGGCTGGACCTGGTGGCTGCTTTCATCACGCTGCTTTCCGTGCGCGTCTCTGACAAGCCCGCCGACGCCGACCACCAGTACGGCCACGGCAAAGTGGAGAACTTTTCGGCCTTCCTGGAAACCGGCCTGCTTCTGGTGACCTGCCTGTGGATTATCTGGGAGGCCATTGAACGCCTCAACGGACACCACGCCGCCCACATTGAGCCCAGCGTCACCGCCTTCGTAGTCCTGGGAGCGTCCATCATTGTGGACAACTGGCGTTCCCACAAGCTGCATGACATCGCCCACAAATATGACAGCCAGGCGCTGGAAGCCGACGCCTTGCATTTCCATACGGACATGTTTTCCAGTGCCGTGGTCGCCGTGGGTCTGGGGCTGGTGTGGGCGGGACGCTACTGGCACGTGGGCTGGCTGGCGCAGGCCGATTCCATTGCCGCCCTGATCGTCTCCGGGGTAATCGTGCAGGTGAGCTGGCGCCTGGCCCGCCGGACCATTGACGCTTTGCTCGACGCCGCGCCTGCCGGCTACCGCAACAAGATCATTGACGCCGCGCTCAAGGTCAACGGCGTGATTGAAGTGGAGCGCGTGCGTATTCGCCGCGGCGGCAATCGCTACTTTGCCGATCTCACCGTCGGCCTGGCCCGCAACGTGACCTTCCAGCGTTCCGGACAAGCCGTCAGAGAAATTTCGGACGCCGTCCACAGCTTCCTTCCTGATTGCGACGTGGTGATTCACTCTGTCCCGCGCGAGACCGGAAAGGAAAACCTCTTTGACCGTATCCGCGCCGTGGCTGCGCGCAACAACTTCAACGTGCATGACGTCAGCGTGCAAGACCTGGGCGGTCGGCTGCATGTGGAACAGCATCTGGAACTTGACGAGTCCCTGAGCCTCAAGAGCGCGCACGACGTCGTGACCCTGCTGGAAGCCGAGATCCGCGGCGAGATCCCGGAGATCTCCACCATTCTTACCCACATTGAGAGCGAGCCGGCCACCATCGAGTCCGGTGACCAGCCCAAATCAGACGCCCGGCTGGAGAACAAGCTGCGGCCCGTGGTAAGAGAATTCCCTGAAGTCGTGGACATGCACGAAGTGGAAATCAAGCGCGTGCGCGACCGCGTCTACATGTCCTGCCACTGCACCATGGCCGACGACCTGCCGCTCTCCCGCGTGCATGACGTTTCCACCGCGCTGGAGATCCGTTTCAAGCAAGTGGCGCCGGAGCTGTTCAAAGTGCTGATCCATCCCGAACCGCAGACGGACAACCGGCGGTAA